A genomic stretch from Legionella adelaidensis includes:
- the accC gene encoding acetyl-CoA carboxylase biotin carboxylase subunit, which produces MFSKIVIANRGEIALRILRACKEMGIQTVAVHSDVDKDLLHVRLADETVCIGPAPSQKSYLNIPAIISAAEITDAVAIHPGYGFLSENADFADIVEQSGFVFIGPRGETIRLMGDKVSAIAAMKKAGVPCVPGSDGPLSEDDALNLKLGKEIGYPVIIKAAGGGGGRGMRVVHTESNLLNAIALTRSEAKAAFNNPIVYMEKFLENPRHIEFQVLGDGHGNAIHLGERDCSMQRRHQKVVEEAPAPGISTKLRQEIGERVVQACKELQYRGAGTFEFLYQDGCFYFIEMNTRIQVEHPVTEMITGFDLIKAQIKVASGMPFDYKQSDVNLRGHAIECRINAEDARTFMPSPGTIKLLHQPGGPGIRFDSHIYSSYTVPPNYDSMIGKLISYGETREEALCRMRNALDEIIVDGIKTNIELHQRIMHDKAFMEGGTNIHYLEKMLKESNV; this is translated from the coding sequence AATGGGCATTCAAACGGTTGCCGTACATTCTGATGTAGATAAAGATTTATTACATGTCCGTCTTGCTGATGAAACCGTTTGCATAGGCCCTGCCCCCTCCCAAAAAAGCTATTTAAATATCCCTGCAATTATTTCTGCAGCAGAAATTACGGATGCCGTAGCTATTCATCCGGGGTATGGTTTTCTTTCTGAAAATGCAGACTTTGCCGATATTGTAGAGCAAAGTGGTTTTGTATTTATTGGCCCGCGGGGTGAGACTATCCGTTTAATGGGCGATAAAGTTTCTGCCATTGCCGCTATGAAAAAAGCCGGGGTTCCTTGCGTACCGGGTTCTGATGGCCCTTTATCAGAAGATGACGCATTAAATTTAAAATTAGGAAAAGAAATTGGCTACCCCGTTATTATTAAAGCAGCTGGCGGAGGTGGTGGACGCGGCATGCGCGTAGTGCACACTGAATCCAACCTACTTAATGCAATTGCCCTCACCCGTAGTGAGGCGAAAGCTGCGTTTAATAATCCCATAGTTTACATGGAAAAATTTTTAGAAAATCCCAGACACATTGAGTTTCAAGTCCTTGGCGATGGCCATGGTAATGCCATTCATCTTGGCGAACGTGATTGCTCCATGCAACGCCGTCATCAAAAAGTGGTGGAAGAAGCTCCAGCGCCCGGTATTTCCACTAAGTTGCGTCAAGAAATCGGTGAAAGAGTGGTTCAAGCATGTAAAGAGCTACAATACCGTGGTGCAGGAACTTTTGAGTTTTTATATCAAGACGGATGCTTTTATTTCATAGAAATGAATACCCGTATACAAGTAGAACACCCGGTTACCGAAATGATTACTGGGTTCGATCTCATTAAAGCCCAAATTAAAGTGGCCAGTGGTATGCCTTTTGATTACAAACAAAGTGATGTCAATTTGCGAGGTCATGCGATTGAATGCCGTATTAATGCTGAAGATGCGCGAACATTTATGCCCTCACCAGGAACGATAAAGTTATTACATCAACCCGGTGGGCCTGGCATTCGTTTTGACTCTCACATTTATAGCAGTTATACAGTTCCTCCGAATTACGATTCCATGATTGGAAAACTGATTAGTTACGGGGAAACACGTGAGGAAGCCCTCTGTAGAATGCGCAATGCCCTTGATGAAATTATTGTGGATGGGATTAAAACCAATATTGAATTACATCAACGCATAATGCACGACAAAGCATTTATGGAGGGTGGAACAAACATCCATTACCTGGAAAAAATGTTAAAGGAATCGAATGTTTGA
- the prmA gene encoding 50S ribosomal protein L11 methyltransferase: MFELQVSSPESHAEPLCALLESLGALSITMTDKHDHPILEPELGTSPLWPEVVINALFEDIHQAQFAQQMIEQQSEHPEMVIKEIQEQDWERTCLVDFKPLQFGDHLWVCPSWTAPPDPNATNLILDPGLAFGTGNHQTTALCLKWLGNHSVKELEVIDYGCGSGILALAALKLHAKKVYAVDIDPQALIATENNAQSNNLLCDSLFIGKPDELKKPVDLILANILLGPLIELRFRLKELLKPGGLLVVSGILEEQINELKNAYEGVFTPLEENVQEGWALIGWA, encoded by the coding sequence ATGTTTGAACTTCAAGTTAGCTCCCCTGAATCCCACGCCGAACCCCTTTGTGCTCTTTTAGAGTCCTTGGGGGCTCTTTCCATTACCATGACAGACAAGCATGATCACCCAATTCTAGAACCGGAGTTAGGCACCTCGCCACTTTGGCCTGAGGTGGTTATCAATGCACTCTTTGAGGATATCCACCAGGCACAATTCGCCCAACAGATGATTGAGCAACAATCAGAACATCCTGAAATGGTCATTAAAGAAATTCAGGAGCAAGATTGGGAACGTACTTGTCTGGTAGATTTTAAACCTTTGCAATTTGGCGACCATTTATGGGTTTGTCCTTCCTGGACCGCACCTCCTGATCCTAACGCTACTAATCTTATATTGGATCCGGGACTAGCGTTTGGCACAGGCAATCATCAAACTACCGCCTTATGCTTAAAATGGCTAGGTAATCACTCTGTAAAGGAATTAGAGGTTATTGATTATGGGTGCGGTTCAGGTATTTTAGCTCTAGCAGCTCTAAAGTTGCACGCTAAAAAAGTATATGCCGTAGATATTGACCCCCAAGCATTAATTGCCACTGAAAATAACGCTCAATCAAATAACTTATTATGTGATTCATTATTCATAGGCAAACCAGATGAATTAAAGAAACCGGTAGATTTAATTCTGGCAAATATCTTACTAGGACCACTCATTGAACTGCGTTTTCGTTTGAAAGAACTATTAAAACCAGGGGGACTATTAGTAGTTTCAGGGATTTTAGAAGAACAAATAAATGAATTGAAAAATGCTTATGAAGGCGTTTTTACTCCGCTTGAAGAAAATGTACAAGAAGGATGGGCTTTAATAGGTTGGGCCTAG
- a CDS encoding malate dehydrogenase: MNNRVRVAVTGAAGQIGYALLFRIASGQMFGPETDVELHLIELEQTMPVLEGVAMELDDCAFPLLKRVVCTSDLKTGMDGVNWALLVGSVPRKQGMERSDLLQINGGIFINQGRAINDFASDDVRVFVVGNPCNTNCLIAKHHAKDVPDDRFYAMTTLDELRARTQLAKKAGVDVTCVTQMTVWGNHSSTQFPDFYNTKINGISAAKVIDDEDWLRNTFVPMIQQRGAAVIKARGSSSAASAANGVVVGVNHLVKDTVPGESFSVSLCSKGEYGVDEGLIFSFPCRREHGLVRNIGLEHGVVNVIEGLEFNDYSRGKFEETLNELRQERDMVKSLGLLD, translated from the coding sequence ATGAACAATAGAGTACGCGTTGCAGTAACCGGGGCGGCAGGTCAAATTGGCTATGCCTTGTTATTCCGAATTGCTTCAGGACAAATGTTTGGACCTGAGACCGATGTGGAATTGCATTTAATTGAACTAGAGCAAACAATGCCTGTTTTGGAAGGCGTTGCCATGGAATTAGACGATTGTGCTTTTCCACTGTTGAAACGCGTAGTTTGTACTTCTGACCTGAAAACGGGAATGGATGGGGTAAATTGGGCTTTATTAGTGGGGTCTGTGCCTCGCAAACAAGGCATGGAACGCTCTGATCTCTTACAAATTAATGGTGGTATTTTCATTAATCAAGGACGAGCTATTAATGATTTCGCTAGTGATGATGTGCGTGTATTTGTAGTGGGTAACCCTTGCAATACCAATTGTTTAATTGCCAAGCACCATGCTAAAGATGTTCCAGATGATCGATTCTATGCGATGACTACACTAGATGAATTACGCGCACGCACGCAATTAGCAAAAAAAGCGGGAGTAGATGTTACCTGCGTTACCCAAATGACTGTTTGGGGAAATCATTCTTCTACGCAATTCCCTGATTTTTATAATACTAAAATCAATGGTATTTCAGCAGCTAAAGTTATAGATGATGAAGACTGGTTAAGAAATACCTTTGTTCCTATGATTCAACAACGTGGTGCAGCTGTGATTAAAGCCCGCGGATCTTCTTCTGCTGCCTCCGCCGCCAATGGTGTTGTAGTAGGCGTAAATCATTTAGTGAAAGATACAGTACCTGGCGAATCGTTTTCTGTTTCCCTTTGCTCGAAAGGAGAATATGGCGTTGATGAAGGATTAATTTTCTCCTTCCCTTGCCGTCGAGAGCATGGATTAGTACGTAATATTGGTCTTGAGCATGGTGTAGTGAATGTTATTGAAGGTTTGGAATTTAATGATTATAGCCGTGGTAAGTTTGAAGAAACTTTGAATGAGTTGCGTCAAGAAAGAGATATGGTTAAATCATTGGGATTATTGGATTAA
- the hemW gene encoding radical SAM family heme chaperone HemW: MIPLSLYIHIPWCIQKCPYCDFNSHKSPSQLPEMEYVAALVADLRHDLEHFTLNKPTINTIFIGGGTPSLLSGEAYHQLFLELNKIVTIPAGTEITLEANPGTVEQKRFQNYRELGINRLSLGIQSFHAKHLKALGRIHDDTQAHKAIESARKAGFTNINLDIMHSLPHQTQAEGIADLRTAIRHQPEHISWYQLTLEPNTVFYKTAPPLPEEELTFHLEEEGFSLLKEHDYTRYEISAFCKPQKHASHNLNYWQFGDYLGIGAGAHGKITKDRKVYRTQKHRIPRDYLSKDKPFLTHCEKIDKENLLFEFMLNTTRLENPIANELFTATTGGDFSELFSKLNQAKVKGLIDCRETHWQVTKLGRKFTNDLQALFLPD, encoded by the coding sequence ATGATTCCCTTGTCACTTTATATTCATATTCCCTGGTGTATTCAAAAATGTCCTTATTGTGACTTTAACTCGCATAAAAGCCCTTCGCAATTACCGGAGATGGAATATGTGGCTGCATTAGTTGCTGATTTAAGACATGATTTGGAACACTTTACGCTCAATAAGCCCACCATTAATACCATTTTTATAGGCGGAGGTACACCGAGCTTATTATCTGGCGAAGCATACCATCAGTTATTTTTAGAGTTAAATAAAATAGTAACTATCCCTGCAGGCACGGAGATTACGTTAGAAGCCAATCCGGGAACCGTAGAGCAAAAACGTTTCCAGAATTATCGCGAATTAGGAATTAATCGCCTTTCTTTGGGAATTCAAAGTTTTCATGCCAAGCATTTAAAAGCCTTGGGTCGCATTCATGATGATACCCAAGCGCATAAAGCAATTGAGAGCGCCAGAAAAGCAGGATTTACAAATATTAATTTAGATATAATGCACAGTCTTCCCCATCAAACCCAAGCCGAGGGGATAGCCGATTTAAGAACTGCCATTCGTCATCAACCAGAGCATATTTCCTGGTATCAACTCACCCTAGAGCCCAATACAGTTTTCTATAAGACAGCGCCACCCCTTCCAGAAGAAGAACTGACCTTTCACTTGGAAGAAGAAGGTTTCTCTTTATTAAAAGAGCATGATTACACACGTTATGAAATTTCTGCTTTTTGCAAACCGCAAAAGCATGCTTCGCATAATCTTAACTATTGGCAATTTGGTGATTATTTAGGAATCGGGGCAGGAGCTCATGGAAAAATTACAAAGGACAGGAAAGTGTATCGCACGCAAAAACATCGTATACCAAGAGATTACCTTTCTAAAGACAAGCCTTTTTTAACTCACTGCGAAAAAATAGATAAAGAAAATTTGCTATTTGAGTTCATGCTCAATACTACTCGTTTAGAAAACCCTATCGCTAATGAATTATTTACAGCAACCACGGGAGGGGACTTCAGCGAGCTGTTTAGCAAATTAAACCAGGCGAAAGTGAAAGGTTTAATTGATTGCCGGGAAACGCACTGGCAAGTAACTAAACTTGGAAGAAAATTCACTAACGACCTCCAGGCATTATTTTTGCCCGACTAG
- the tsaD gene encoding tRNA (adenosine(37)-N6)-threonylcarbamoyltransferase complex transferase subunit TsaD produces MRVLGIETSCDETGVAVYDSEQGLLANALYSQIALHKQFGGVVPELASRDHVKYLIPLVDEVLNQAGITKSDIDAIAYTAGPGLIGALLTGASFAKALAYALNIPAIATHHLEAHLLAAQINFPEIRFPFLVLLVSGGHTQLLAAHSLGNYSLLGDTLDDAVGEAFDKTAKVMGFEYPGGPKLAAMADEYTATNPVVIPAFPRPMTDRPGLDFSFSGLKTHALNAWNNSLKNKDAQVAIAKAFQDAVIATLLIKCKRAIEQEGINTLIVAGGVGANRALRASLEKEMKHLGGHVFFPRIEFCTDNGAMVAYAGCLHLLQNKKDQNLSIQVKARWPLS; encoded by the coding sequence GTGCGCGTATTGGGAATAGAGACTTCTTGTGATGAAACAGGCGTCGCGGTATATGATTCGGAGCAGGGGTTACTTGCTAACGCACTTTATTCACAGATCGCTTTACATAAACAGTTTGGGGGGGTTGTACCGGAGTTGGCCTCCAGGGATCATGTTAAGTATTTAATTCCTCTGGTTGATGAAGTGCTTAATCAGGCAGGTATTACAAAAAGTGATATCGATGCCATTGCTTATACCGCAGGGCCTGGGTTAATCGGTGCTCTATTAACGGGTGCAAGTTTTGCGAAAGCTTTAGCGTATGCTTTAAATATCCCGGCAATAGCTACGCATCATTTAGAAGCACATTTGCTGGCCGCACAAATTAATTTTCCTGAAATTCGCTTCCCTTTTTTAGTCTTGCTGGTTTCCGGTGGCCATACGCAATTGTTAGCCGCACACTCTTTAGGCAATTATTCCTTACTAGGAGATACTTTAGATGATGCGGTAGGGGAGGCTTTCGATAAAACGGCAAAAGTAATGGGGTTTGAGTATCCCGGTGGTCCCAAACTGGCAGCAATGGCAGATGAGTACACTGCAACGAACCCTGTCGTTATTCCTGCATTCCCAAGACCTATGACAGATAGACCGGGTTTGGATTTTAGTTTCAGCGGCTTAAAAACACATGCACTGAATGCATGGAATAATAGTCTTAAAAATAAGGACGCGCAGGTAGCTATAGCCAAGGCGTTCCAGGATGCCGTGATTGCCACACTGCTTATAAAGTGTAAACGCGCTATTGAACAAGAAGGAATTAATACGCTAATAGTGGCCGGTGGAGTCGGCGCAAATCGTGCATTGCGAGCCTCACTGGAAAAAGAAATGAAACATTTAGGCGGTCACGTATTTTTTCCCCGCATTGAATTCTGTACAGATAATGGGGCAATGGTTGCTTATGCAGGTTGCTTACATTTATTGCAAAACAAAAAAGATCAGAACTTAAGCATTCAAGTAAAGGCCCGTTGGCCTTTATCTTAA
- the rpsU gene encoding 30S ribosomal protein S21, with the protein MPTVRVKEGENPEYALRRFKRSCEKAGILTELRRREFYEKPTAERKRKQAAAVKRHLKKLSRDTSAKRPVKHRRK; encoded by the coding sequence ATGCCTACCGTTCGCGTGAAAGAAGGCGAAAATCCAGAATACGCATTACGTCGCTTTAAGCGTTCTTGTGAAAAAGCAGGTATTTTAACTGAATTACGCCGTCGTGAGTTTTATGAAAAACCCACTGCTGAACGTAAACGTAAACAAGCTGCTGCTGTTAAGCGTCATCTTAAGAAATTATCTCGTGATACTTCTGCTAAAAGACCTGTGAAACACCGTCGTAAATAA
- a CDS encoding GatB/YqeY domain-containing protein, whose product MTIKERINNDLKDAMRAKDKKKLEALRLITAAIKQIEVDERIEVDDTRMLVILDKMAKQRNESLTQFKAAGRDDLVAQEQFELDIIKAYLPEPLSEEEINQLIEEAILSSAAKQMSDMGKVMAELKPKLQGRADMAKVSALIKAKLSQLSIS is encoded by the coding sequence ATGACTATCAAAGAACGTATCAACAACGATTTAAAAGATGCAATGCGTGCCAAAGACAAGAAAAAATTGGAAGCATTGCGTCTTATTACTGCTGCAATCAAGCAAATTGAAGTTGATGAACGTATTGAAGTCGATGATACGCGCATGTTAGTCATTTTAGACAAAATGGCTAAACAACGTAATGAATCTCTTACCCAATTTAAAGCCGCTGGGCGTGATGATTTAGTCGCTCAAGAACAATTCGAGCTCGACATAATTAAAGCATACCTCCCTGAGCCGCTATCTGAAGAAGAAATAAACCAATTAATTGAAGAGGCCATTCTCTCTTCTGCCGCCAAACAAATGAGTGATATGGGTAAAGTAATGGCAGAATTGAAGCCCAAATTACAAGGGCGTGCAGATATGGCAAAAGTAAGTGCATTAATCAAAGCAAAATTAAGTCAGCTTTCCATTTCTTAA
- the dnaG gene encoding DNA primase has protein sequence MTGLIPQPFIDDLLSRTDIVELIDSYVPLKKRGNSHLACCPFHNEKTPSFNVVAKKQFYHCFGCGASGNAISFAMNYLHLSFVDAIENLAERLGLQVPRSGHKDTVKKNITYYQLLERVSLLYQKTLKHAGAEAITYLKNRQVSGEIARTYHLGYAPPGWQFLENELKTYKQELIATGMLVPKENGSAYDRYRNRVMYPIHDRHGRIIGFGGRSIHPNDKPKYLNSPETIIFQKNRELYGLYQAIQQENPIDFILVVEGYMDVIALAQFGITNCVATLGTATSTYHIQLLSKHTKKLIFCFDGDKAGRSAAWRALESSLPYLNSGIEINFIFLPEGQDPDSMIREEGKEKFLARLNTALPLHQYLLSTLMQGFDITTISGKTQLINTAKPFLQKIPEGSYKQLLLDELTRYTRMDHHRLNQLLSDKKLDKLSDSGVNITRSPIRVAIALLLQHPEIVSDSKNKLYPDFLKQNNHPILHQLLQQISENPGINTAKLVESWRDSPLFEAITKLAFWDHQVPEDALVKEFIDTLFFLEKQQRDEQIQQLLTKARLQGLNDTERIELQDMLKKRHSNTEVK, from the coding sequence ATGACCGGTTTGATCCCGCAGCCGTTTATCGATGATCTATTAAGCCGCACAGATATTGTTGAACTAATCGACAGCTACGTTCCATTGAAAAAAAGAGGAAATAGCCATCTTGCTTGCTGCCCTTTTCATAATGAGAAAACTCCCTCTTTTAACGTAGTCGCTAAAAAACAGTTTTATCATTGCTTTGGGTGTGGGGCGAGCGGTAACGCGATTAGCTTTGCCATGAACTATCTGCATTTAAGTTTTGTGGACGCCATTGAAAATTTGGCAGAGCGTTTAGGGTTACAAGTACCGCGTTCGGGTCATAAGGATACTGTTAAAAAAAATATTACTTATTATCAACTGCTTGAGCGCGTTTCCCTACTTTATCAAAAAACTTTAAAACATGCCGGAGCGGAAGCCATTACTTATCTTAAAAATAGGCAAGTGAGTGGAGAAATCGCCCGCACCTACCATCTGGGCTATGCCCCACCTGGATGGCAATTTTTAGAAAATGAATTAAAAACATACAAGCAAGAATTAATTGCCACAGGAATGCTCGTCCCTAAAGAAAACGGCTCCGCGTATGATCGTTACCGTAACCGCGTAATGTATCCCATCCATGATCGTCATGGGCGTATTATTGGTTTTGGGGGGCGTAGCATACATCCCAATGATAAACCAAAATATTTAAATTCTCCCGAAACTATAATTTTTCAAAAAAATCGCGAATTATATGGCCTTTATCAAGCGATCCAACAGGAAAATCCCATTGACTTTATTTTGGTGGTAGAAGGCTATATGGATGTCATAGCTCTTGCGCAATTTGGAATTACTAATTGCGTAGCCACCTTAGGTACCGCTACTAGCACTTACCATATTCAATTATTAAGTAAACATACTAAAAAACTAATTTTTTGCTTCGACGGGGATAAAGCAGGAAGAAGTGCCGCTTGGCGAGCATTAGAAAGCTCTCTTCCGTATTTAAATTCAGGGATAGAAATTAATTTTATCTTTTTACCAGAAGGCCAGGATCCGGATAGCATGATAAGAGAAGAAGGCAAAGAAAAATTTTTGGCCCGTTTAAACACTGCTCTGCCTTTACACCAATATTTATTGAGTACCTTAATGCAGGGATTTGATATAACTACAATTTCTGGCAAAACTCAATTGATTAATACAGCTAAACCTTTTTTGCAGAAAATACCAGAGGGTTCTTACAAACAATTATTGTTAGATGAATTAACACGTTATACGCGGATGGATCATCATCGATTAAATCAATTGTTGAGCGATAAAAAATTAGATAAACTAAGCGATTCGGGTGTAAATATAACGCGCTCTCCTATACGCGTTGCTATAGCACTTCTTTTGCAACATCCCGAGATTGTTAGTGATAGTAAAAATAAGCTGTACCCAGATTTCCTTAAGCAGAATAACCACCCGATTTTACATCAGTTACTGCAACAAATAAGCGAAAATCCTGGCATTAATACAGCTAAACTTGTTGAGTCTTGGCGTGACTCACCATTGTTTGAGGCAATAACAAAGCTCGCTTTTTGGGATCACCAAGTCCCTGAGGACGCCCTTGTAAAAGAGTTTATCGATACGCTCTTTTTTTTAGAAAAACAACAGCGGGATGAGCAGATACAACAACTATTGACCAAGGCAAGACTGCAAGGGTTAAACGATACCGAGCGTATTGAATTGCAAGATATGTTAAAAAAACGCCACAGCAATACAGAAGTAAAATAG
- the rpoD gene encoding RNA polymerase sigma factor RpoD: protein MTMNDQEQQRSQITKVISLGKDQNYLTYAQINDLLPNIVDTEHFDVIISMLEGMNIKVFEQPPSEDELALLGTTEEAPEDVEEAAAVLASVDKETGRTTDPVRMYMREMGTVELLTREGEIRIAKRIEEGIYQVLKALAHYPETVQIVLEDYDRVLAEETRLSEIISGFADGEDEAPASNIGSMLEEDEEAIATSAEDLLEDDSEDGEGGITEVDEGPNPEQAKVYFDELRVNFESAMSALKAHGRTSKKTVELLDTMSDSFLKLKLTSREVDKLTRHFRQLRNHIREFERNIMRLCIEKARIPRKLFIDTFPGQETDTDWLDTLIAKQGKKLDLTRINEYAEEIKRLQKRLVAFEEEFGLSISEIKDINRKMSIGEAKARRAKKEMVEANLRLVISIAKKYTNRGLQFLDLIQEGNIGLMKAVDKFEYRRGYKFSTYATWWIRQAITRSIADQARTIRIPVHMIETINKLNRISRQILQETGREATPEELAEKMELSEDKIRKVLKIAKEPISMETPVGDDDDSHLGDFIEDSNIESPIDRATAEGLREATLEILETLTPREAKVLRMRFGIEMNTDHTLEEVGKQFDVTRERIRQIEAKALRKLRHPSRSEKLRSFLEGDD from the coding sequence ATGACCATGAATGACCAAGAACAGCAACGCTCGCAGATCACTAAGGTGATTAGCTTAGGTAAAGATCAAAATTATTTAACCTATGCCCAAATTAACGACCTCTTACCTAATATCGTCGATACCGAACACTTTGACGTGATTATTAGCATGCTGGAAGGCATGAATATCAAAGTTTTCGAGCAGCCGCCTAGCGAAGACGAGCTGGCTTTATTAGGGACTACCGAAGAAGCACCTGAAGACGTTGAAGAAGCAGCTGCCGTCTTGGCCTCTGTAGACAAAGAAACAGGTAGAACAACCGATCCTGTACGTATGTATATGCGGGAAATGGGTACTGTGGAATTATTAACCCGTGAAGGCGAAATCCGCATTGCGAAGCGTATTGAAGAAGGTATTTATCAAGTTCTTAAAGCTTTAGCCCATTACCCTGAAACCGTGCAAATCGTTTTAGAAGATTACGACCGCGTCTTAGCAGAAGAAACCCGTTTAAGTGAAATTATCAGTGGTTTTGCAGATGGTGAAGATGAGGCCCCTGCTTCTAATATTGGCTCCATGCTGGAAGAAGACGAAGAGGCAATCGCTACTAGCGCTGAAGACTTATTGGAAGACGATAGTGAAGACGGCGAAGGCGGCATCACTGAAGTCGATGAGGGTCCTAATCCAGAGCAAGCGAAAGTTTATTTTGACGAACTACGAGTAAACTTTGAAAGTGCAATGTCTGCATTAAAAGCGCACGGACGTACTTCTAAAAAAACGGTAGAGCTTTTAGATACTATGTCGGACTCTTTCTTAAAGTTAAAATTAACTTCAAGAGAAGTCGATAAATTGACCCGGCATTTTCGTCAACTAAGAAACCACATACGGGAATTTGAACGCAATATTATGCGTCTTTGCATTGAGAAAGCACGCATTCCCAGAAAATTATTCATTGATACTTTCCCAGGTCAAGAAACAGATACAGATTGGCTTGACACTTTAATTGCCAAACAAGGGAAAAAATTAGATTTAACCCGTATTAACGAATATGCAGAAGAAATTAAACGTTTGCAAAAACGATTAGTTGCTTTTGAAGAAGAGTTTGGGCTTTCTATTTCTGAGATTAAAGACATTAACCGCAAAATGTCGATTGGCGAAGCCAAAGCACGTCGTGCTAAAAAAGAGATGGTAGAAGCGAATCTTCGCTTAGTAATTTCTATTGCCAAAAAATATACCAACCGTGGTTTACAGTTCCTGGATCTTATTCAGGAAGGAAACATTGGTCTCATGAAAGCGGTTGATAAATTTGAATACCGTCGTGGTTATAAGTTTTCAACATATGCCACCTGGTGGATTCGCCAAGCAATTACCCGCTCCATTGCTGACCAAGCCAGAACCATTCGTATTCCTGTACACATGATTGAGACAATCAATAAGCTCAATCGTATTTCCCGACAAATTCTGCAAGAAACAGGCCGCGAAGCGACCCCTGAAGAATTAGCAGAAAAAATGGAACTCAGCGAAGACAAGATTCGCAAAGTCTTAAAAATTGCCAAAGAGCCCATCTCTATGGAAACTCCCGTAGGCGACGATGACGACTCTCATTTAGGTGATTTCATAGAAGACAGCAACATAGAATCACCAATTGACCGGGCTACAGCGGAAGGATTAAGGGAAGCTACCCTTGAAATTCTAGAAACGCTAACGCCAAGAGAAGCCAAAGTCCTTCGCATGCGCTTCGGTATCGAAATGAACACCGACCACACGTTAGAGGAAGTAGGCAAGCAATTCGACGTAACCCGCGAACGCATTCGCCAAATCGAAGCAAAAGCTCTAAGAAAGCTACGCCACCCCTCGCGCTCGGAAAAATTAAGAAGCTTCTTGGAAGGCGACGATTAA
- a CDS encoding PIN domain-containing protein, with amino-acid sequence MPLLGNCIIFLETGFLKRYKPTDEGYNTLFNYAKNGGVILCTSSLCLEEWRTIKIMDLVNNLNTLRHKISSHRGTNYFSQLLLNSIIFEEFDDIAYLSERSKNVVQEFLEKNNIKDYPPLEKHIDLTWDAYFHGRPPFKDRKNRQDIPDAWIYEAAKNVLETPEHEGYEFRYALSNDNTMSKALQSLGYHPITLEELLDILHKEEAGISQPEIELVTQELELNVQADNDNVENNPLDRLLAKAIYKQDSEIYLRLLGYLVAFDTPTHDVLFQMVSSKGYNLKRVEACAVMLSGEPNPYIKDLGTHYIVGDKEVCHAASERVMDEIIGMLEQA; translated from the coding sequence ATGCCATTGTTAGGAAACTGCATAATATTTTTAGAAACTGGTTTTTTAAAAAGATACAAACCTACAGATGAAGGGTATAACACTCTATTTAATTACGCTAAGAATGGGGGCGTTATTTTATGTACATCTAGTTTATGTCTAGAAGAATGGCGGACAATAAAAATAATGGATTTAGTAAATAACCTAAATACATTAAGACACAAAATATCTTCACATCGAGGTACAAATTATTTCTCTCAATTATTACTGAATTCAATTATATTTGAGGAGTTTGATGATATTGCTTATCTTTCCGAAAGAAGTAAAAACGTTGTCCAAGAGTTTCTAGAAAAGAACAATATAAAAGATTACCCACCATTAGAAAAACACATTGACTTGACTTGGGATGCTTATTTTCACGGGAGACCACCCTTCAAGGATAGAAAAAATCGTCAAGATATTCCTGATGCATGGATATATGAGGCGGCTAAGAACGTTTTAGAGACACCAGAACATGAAGGGTATGAATTTCGATATGCTTTGTCAAATGATAATACTATGTCAAAGGCTCTTCAAAGCTTGGGCTATCATCCTATAACGCTTGAGGAACTGCTTGATATATTGCATAAAGAAGAAGCTGGGATATCTCAACCAGAAATAGAACTAGTTACTCAAGAATTAGAATTAAATGTGCAGGCGGATAATGATAACGTTGAAAATAACCCGCTTGATAGACTTCTTGCAAAAGCAATTTATAAACAAGATAGTGAAATTTATTTGCGGCTATTGGGTTATTTAGTAGCATTTGATACTCCAACACATGACGTACTCTTTCAGATGGTAAGTTCGAAGGGGTACAACCTTAAACGAGTAGAGGCATGTGCAGTAATGCTTTCAGGAGAACCCAATCCCTATATTAAAGATCTCGGAACGCATTACATCGTCGGAGATAAAGAAGTTTGTCATGCTGCTAGTGAAAGAGTAATGGATGAAATCATTGGAATGTTGGAGCAAGCGTAA